CAGAGCTCCGAGCCGGGGCAGACCTACAGCCTGTTCTTTTTTGACCTCAACCGGTTCAAGGAGATTAATGATACCCTCGGCCACTCCACCGGCGATCAGGTCATCAAGGCCCTGGCCGGACGGCTGAAGGCGGGAAATCTGCCCTTCAAGCTGTTCGCCCGCACCGGCGGAGATGAGTTCGTCATGGTCTTCCCCGATCTGCCGCGCGCGGGGATTCCTGCCGTGGCTGCGCAGATCAGCGCGCTAATCTCAGAGACTCTGCTGATTGCCGGCGCCCATCTCAGCCTGTCCACGAGCATCGGCATCTCCCTGTACCCTGAGCACTCTCAGAATACGGAGGATCTGCTGAAATTCGCCGATATGTCGATGTACCGGGCCAAGTCGCTGGAGGACGCCAATTACTTCATCTTCGACTGGGGACTGCGCGAGAAGCTGGAGCAGAAGACGATGATCGCCAAGTACCTGCACTCCGCTCTGGAACGCGAGGAATTCGTGCTGCATTACCAGCCCCAGATCAACGCTGTCACCGGCCAGATGATCGGCATTGAAGCCCTCATCCGCTGGAACCACCCCGAGAAAGGGCTGATCGGCCCGGGAACGTTCATTACGGAAGTGGAAGAAGCCGGACTGATGATCCAGCTGACCGACTGGGTGCTGCGCGAGGTGTGCCGCCAGCTGTGCGAGTGGCGCAGTCTGGGAATGCCGCTGCTGCGGACCTCGATCAATATCTCCAACAGCTGGTTCTACAACCGCAATCTGATCGAGAATCTGTTCGCTGTGCTGGACCAATACGGGCTGGATACGGGCGTGCTGGAATTTGAGATTACCGAGAGCACCGCACTGCTTGAAGAGCATTATCCGCTGCTGCAGCAGATGCGCGACCACGGAATCATCGTCTCCATCGATGACTTCGGCACGAAGTATTCATCCCTGAATTACCTGAAGCATTTTCCCGTGAACAAAATCAAGATTGACCGCACCTTCATCACCGGGATCGGCGTCAGCTCGATTGATGAGACCATTATCAAATCCATAGTCTATGTCGCTTCCCAGCTCGGATACGATCTGATTGCCGAGGGGGTCGAGACGGAGGAGCAGCTCGCCTTCCTGGTGGAGCACAACTGCCCGTATATTCAAGGCTTCCTTTTCCATCCTCCGCTGCCTGCCGATGAGATCCGCAAGCTGGCTTCGTAAATCATTCATGAATCTTTCGTGACCCGGCCCCTTTCACGGGGCCTTTATTGCGTGCTTCGGCCGGGCGTCAGGCATACTTTTCCTCCGGGTATCCATACTAAGACAATTCTATGGATACCAATGGAGGGCTAAGGAATGGGCAAAAAGTTGAATCTGCTGATGTTCAGCGGAGAGTATGACAAAGCGATGGCGGGGCTGATTCTGGCCAATGCGGCCAGGGATATTGAGGTCGAGGTAACGATGTTCTTCTCGTTCTGGGGGCTGTTCCTGGTCCGCGATCCTGAAACGATGACGCTGGAAGACAAGAGCATCTACGAGAAGCTGATGGATGTCATTACACCCAAGGGGCCGGAGCAGCTGCCGCTCTCGCGTATGAACTTCAGCGGGCTTGGCAAGCTGATGCTGGAGGAGATGATGGAGGATCAGCATGCCCCCAAGCTGATTCATTTCCTGAAGGGCGCGCGCAAAAAGAACATCAAGTTCTACGCCTGCAAGCTGTCGGTGGAGATTATGGGCTTCAAGCCGGAGGAGCTGCTGCCGGAGGTGGAGATTATCGATGCCGCCGCTTATCTGAAGGACGCCCTGGAGAGCGATATTCAGCTCTTCATCTGAGGAGCTTCGCCTGGGCATTAACCTATTACCCTCCGGGGGCATATACTGGGGCAGATCAAGACTTAAGCAATACGCCTGGAGGGATTGCCCGTGCTCAGTATCCAACGCCCCGCTGCGGCAGAGGTGCCTTCTTCACTGCAAGAGCATTTCGCGCCATTCCGTGAGCATACGGTCGGCAGCCGCCATCTGATCGCCACCCCGTACGGACGGCAGCCGCTGCTCTATGCCGACTGGACGGCCAGCGGCCGCCTGTATGAGCCGATTGAGCGCAAAATGCAGGAGACCTTCGGCCCCTACGTCAGCAATCCGCATACCGACTCCAACACCACCGGACTGACAATGACCCTGGCTTACAATGAAGCGCGCAGCATCATCCGCCGGCATGTGCATGCCGGTCCCGCAGACGCCCTGCTCTTCTGCGGCAACGGCACCACCGGGGCAGTGAACAAACTGCAACGCCTGATGGGCCTGAAGCTGCCGGAATGGCTGAACCCGGAAGCCGTCTGCCCGCCGGAGGACCGGCCGGTCATCTTCGTCAGCCATATGGAGCATCACTCCAACCTCCTGCCCTGGCAGGAGGGTATCGGCGATGTGGTGACTGTTCCGTCCGGGGCGGGGGGACGGGTCGACCTGAACCGGCTGGAGGAATTGCTCCTGCGTTACCGGAGCCGCCGCTTCAAGATCGGCTCCTTCACCGCCTGCTCGAATGTCACCGGCATCCAGACCCCCTACCATCAGCTTGCGGCGCTGATGCACCGGCATGGCGGGGTCTGCTTCGTGGACTTCGCCGCCAGCGCCCCTTACACAGAGATCAACATGCATCCGGCTTCCCCGCTGGAGAAGCTGGATGCCGTCTTCTTCTCTCCGCACAAATTCCTCGGCGGACCGGGGACCGGCGGCGTGCTGCTGTTCGACACCGCCCTCTGCACCGGCCGACTGCCGGATGAGCCCGGCGGCGGGACTGTAGTCTGGGTGAACCGCTGGGGCGGCCGCCGCTATATCGATGATATCGAGGTCCGCGAGGACGGGGGAACGCCCGGATTCCTGCAGGCCATCCGCACCGCGCTGTGCATCCGGCTGAAGGAGCAGATGAACGGGCCCGGCCAATATATGGCCCTCCGGGAGCAGGAGCTGTGCCGCAGGCTGCTCTCCGGGCTTGCGCAGGTCCCCGGCTGCTCCGTTCTGGAGGAGGCACAGACTGAGCGCCACGGCATCGTCTCCTTCACCCTGAAGGAGGTTCATTACAATCTGGCCGTGCGGCTGCTGAATGACCGCTTCGGTATTCAGGCCCGCGGAGGCTGCTCCTGCGCCGGGCCTTACGGCCATCAGCTGCTCGGGCTGGGCCCCGCTGAGTCGCAGGCATTCATCCAGGCGATCCACGCCGGGGACCAGTCGCTGAAGCCGGGCTGGGTCCGCCTGTCCCTGCACCCGATCATGACCGACCGGGAGGTGGAGCATATGCTCTACGCCGTAAGGTCCATCGCAGACCATCACAGAGAATGGGCTGGCGACTACAGCTACAACGCTGCCGCGAACAGCTGGCTTCATTCCGCAGAACGGGGCGGGACTGCGGAGGAGATCAGCGGTCTATTCGTTCTGTAGCGGCTTGCTGTGCAGCTCCCTCTCCCGTGCCCGCCGGGCGAACCCGGCCTCAATCGCTTTTACCCCCCACAGTGACAATCCGATGAACAGCAGCACATAGATCAGCTCCCACGGATGGCGGATGAACCGCTCCACATCGTTGCCGATGTAAGATACGGCAAGCACCATAATCGCCTTGCCTGCGCATAGCGCAATCAGGAAGGAGCGCAGCTTCATCCCCGCGAGGCCGGCGGCCATGTTGATGACTACAAACGGCCCTACCGGAAACAGGCTGAGCAGGAACACATAGCTGAACCCGCTCTGGCGGACCCAGGTCATGGCCTTGGCCACCTTGGGCCGCCGGGCCCATTTGGCCAGATAGGGGTGGCTGGCGATGGCGCGGATGATCAGGAAGGTGACGGTACATCCGGCCACAAGGCCGATCCAGGAATACAGGAACCCCAGCCACAGCCCGTATACCGCCGCATTAAGCCCCACAATGGCAATCGTCGGCAGCGGCGGCACAAAGGACTTCATGAAGGTAAGCCCCACACCCGGCAGCGGCCCAAGCGAACGGTATTGCTCCAGCAGCATCCGCAGCCGGTCCTCAGTCAGCCATGACATTACATCTATTGCATACATTTTCTTCAGCGCTCCCTATTACAGACAGAATTCTTCGCTATTCCCTAGAGATACAGCAAGTGAGCTTCAATTATACAATACTTTCAGCTTCTCTGAGACCAAGAGTCGAGCAACGCAGAGGACTATTCCCGTTCTTTCAGGGCACGTACAGGCTGGACAAGCGCAAGCTGCCGGAGATATGATGAATTCAAAGGTTAACCGGACGGCGTGAACCCGGAAATATCTCTGTATGAACGGAAATCTTGACTGAATCTGCAGCCAGCCCGAAGTGAGGTCTTCATGAGAACATTTGATTATAGCCTGCTGGCCCAAAGAGTGCTGGCCCTGCTGTGCATCGGCCTGCTTACCGGGGCCGCTTTATTCCCGCTGTTCCGCAATGCGTCATCAGCCTGCTATACTCCCCGGTCCGGCTTTGCGGATCTGTCGTCCTGCACCTTCGATGCGGCTTCCGTCTATCCGCTGGACGGGGAATGGGAGTTCTATTGGCAGCAGCACCTGGACCCGCAGAGTACCGGCTCCCCTCCGCAGACGCCGGCTTATATGCCTGTGCCCGGACCTTGGACTCCCTGGACAGATGCCACAGGCTTCTCCCGCTACGGATATGCGACCTACCGCCTGCTGGTCCAGCTTCCGCCGGATATTCCCGCCTTCGCCCTTAAGATGACCAACATCCGGAATGCCAGTGAGGTATACGTAAACGGCGAGCGCCTGGGAGGAAGCGGGACTGCGGGCGAATCCCGGCAGGCCACGGAGCCGCGCAACCAGCCATATACCCTAACCTTCAGCAGCAAGAACCAGACCGCAGAGATTCTGATCTATGTCTCTGACTTCAACTATGCCGGCGGAGGCATTGCCGAACCGGTCCGCATCGGAACTCCCGCCGCCATCCAGGCGCTCACCGAGAGGAACAGCACCTATGATATCCTGCTGGTGGCCGGCTTTGCTTGTATCGGCGTCTACTTCTTCGGACAGGGATTCCAGCGCAAGGAGGACAAGTCCTCGCTTCACCTGGCCGTCTATTGCTTCATGATCGTCCTCTATATGCTGACACACAGCGAGAAGCTGCTGTTCGATTATGTCCCGAACATGTCTTATGAGTGGTTCAGCAAGCTGCAGGCCATCTCCGGGATGGTAGGGTTCTACTGTGTATCCAGCTATACGTATTCCCTGTTTCCCGCGCTCTATTCCCGGTTCTTCGAGCGGTTCTGTCGGCTGTATGCCCTGATCTTCTGCTGCATCGTATTGCTGACGTCAACACTGGTCTACTCCAGAATTACCGGATTTCTGCTGGCGGTCAGCTTCATCTCTGTCTGTTACACCTTCTATATCATGATAAAGGCGATCTACCTGCGGGAGACCGGCTCCTATTATCTGCTCATCGGGGTTGTTGCCGCCGTCATGTTCACCTGCTCCTTAACCAGCAATCTGTTCCTCGGCACGGAGCTTTATGTTGTCCCGCCGCTGCCGGGACCTGTGTTCATTCTGGCTGAAGGGCTGTTCCTGTCCGCGCGCCATGCCCATGCGTATCAGATGATCAAGCAATTGTCCCTGCAATTGGAGCGCAAGGACAGGGATAAGGACGAATTCCTGCTCAAAACTTCGACCCAGCTGCGCACCCCGCTGAATGCCATTATTAATATTGCCCAGTCGATGCATGAGGGAGCAGGCGGTCAGCTCAGCCTGTCCCAGCGGGAGGACATGCGGCTGATTCTCGGGACCGGAAGGCGGCTGGCCTTCCTGGTCCGGGACATTCTGGATTATGAACAGATCAAGCACCAGCGGATCACCCTGCAATGGGGCACTGTTGATGTTCAGGGGGTGGCTGCGATTGTCATTGAGGTCTTCCAGTTCCTGAACAAGAAGGGCAGCATCCGCATCAAGAATCATATTCCGCCGGGCGTCTACCTGGTCCAGGCGGACGAGCAGCGGCTGATGCAGGTTCTCTACACCTTGCTGGACAATGCACTGAAGTTCACGGACCGCGGCAGCGTGGTAATTGAGGCAGCCTGGCAGGAGGCCTTCGTGTCTGTTGCGGTGACCGATACCGGACGGGGCATTCCCGAGGATCAATTCGAGAGTATCTTCCGCGACTACGAGCAGATCAGCGAGGCCGATTCGCTGGAGACCGGAGGGCTGGGGCTGGGCCTTGCGATCAGCCGCAAGCTGGTAGAGCTGCACGGCGGAAGCATCTCCGTGTCGTCCAGAGTGGGCTACGGCAGCACCTTCACCTTCACCCTTCCCGGCACCCCGGCGGAGGCCGCCTGTGCCCGGAAATCTGAGGAGCTGCCGCTCTTCCCGCCGGAGAGGCTGCCTCCAGAGATGCTGCCGCCGGAGATGCTGGACGACAGCTGGAAATACCGCTCGGCAGCTCCGCCGCATTCAGATGAGCCGGCAGAGCGGCATGCCCCGCGCATTCTGATTGTCGATGATGACTACGCCAATCTGAAGGCGCTGACCAATCTGCTGTCGCTGGAGCATTACAGCATCTCCACCCGAAGCAGCGGCAGGGAAGCGCTCGCGCTGCTCGCCAGCGACCGCAGCTTCGATCTCTGTATTATCGATGTCATGATGCCGGAGATGTCGGGCCTTGAGCTGTGCAGGCTGATCCGCCAGACGTATACTCCGCTGGACCTGCCGGTCCTGATGGCCACGGCCGGACAGCAGCTCCACTTCAATGAGGCAGCCTTCCGTGCCGGAGCTAATGACTTTATCCATAAGCCGTACGCCTGGAGCGATCTCAAGGGCCGCGTCAATACGCTGGTCCAGCTCAGGCGGTCGGTCTCCGAGCGGCTCAGCTCAGAGATCGCCATGCTGCGTGCGCAGATCAAGCCGCATTTCCTCTACAATGCGATCAACACCATCATCTGGATGAGCACCCGCGATACCGAGAAGACCCAGCAGCTCCTCTATGATCTGAGCAACTTCCTCCGCGGCAGCTTCGACTTCAGCAACCAGGAGACGGCCATTCCGTTCGAGAAGGAGCTGGAGCTGATCGAAGCCTATCTGTCGCTGGAGCAGGCCCGCTTCGGCAAACGGCTGAAGGCCCGGTATCAGATCGGGGTCAGCGATTTCTCTCTGCCGCCGCTAATCGTGCAGCCGATTGTAGAGAATGCTGTCCGCCACGGCCTGATGGAGAAGATCGGCGGCGGAACGGTGGTGATCTCCACCCGGCAGGAAGGCGGCGATATCCTGATCACCGTCTCGGACAACGGGAAGGGCATGAGCGATGAGCAGCTCTCCTCCTGGATGAAGGAGGATTACCGTTCTCCGCATGGAAAAGGCACCGGCATCGGCCTGCGGAACATTAACCGGCGGCTGCTGACCCAGTTCGGCCGCCCGCTGGTCCTGACCCGTGGAGCCGGCGGGGGCATAGATGTACTTATAACAATCCCAATGGAAGGATGAGTTCTCCTGAGTATCTCAGTAATGGTCATTGATGATGAACAGCCGGCACTGGAGCAGATGCAGGAGCTGCTGCTCCAGTGTGAGGGCATATCCTCTGTTCTGGCTTACGATAATCCGCATGAAGCCTTCACGGCCGCCGCTGAGCTGAAGCCGGATATTCTGTTCCTGGACATCCAGATGCCGGAGCTGTCCGGGCTTGCTTTTGCCGAGAAGCTGCTGCCGTTATCACCGGACACCGACATCGTATTCGTAACCGCCTACCGGAATTATGCCGTTGAAGCCTTCGACCTGTCTGCGGTGGATTATCTGCTGAAGCCGGTGGACCCCTCGCGCCTGCTGAGGACCTGGAACAAGCTGCTCAGCAAGCGTAAGATCTCCGTAACCGACGGGACAGGGAATGGACAGACGTCCTTCCGTCTGCTCGGGAACTATGAATTGACCAGTCCTCAGGGCACCGTGAAATGGAGAACGCACAAGGCGCAGGAGCTGTTCGCTTATCTGTGGATTCACCGGCTGGGCAGTGTCAGCCTGATTCTGAACGATGTGTTCCCCCAGTGGAATTATGAGAAGGGCAAGCAGTATCTGCACACCACCGTCTATCAGATCCGCAAAACGCTGAAAAAGGCGGGACTGGAGGACAGCATTGAGCTGAGCTTCAACAGGGAGAACTACCGGCTGGAATCCCGCGGCATTGAGGGTGACACCGAGCAGTTCCATGAGGCCGCCACACTGGCGCTGCAGAGTAATCAGCCCGAAGACATGCGCAGGGCCGCTGCCCTGTATACAGGCGATCTGCTGCAATCGCTGGACAGTCTATGGGTATATGCCACACGCGATAAATACCGCCGTCTGTATCTCAAGCTGCTGGAGCAGCTGACCATCGAATTAATTCAGGCTGGCCGGCCCTATGAGGCCGAGGATTATGCGGTGCGGCTGACCGAGCTGGAGCCGCTGGAGGAGAGCTATACCCTGCGGCTGATCTCCATCTATTACGAGATCGGCAAGCCGCTGCGTGCCCAGCGCAGATACACCCAATTCCGCAATTCCTACATTGCGGAGACAGGCGATGATTTGCCGGACTGGTTCACCGAGGAATATGAACGGCTGGGCAGATAAGCGGACCGGGACAGCCAGGCTGTCCGTGTGCTGCTGTCAGGCACGCCGCCGACCGGCGGAAGCCCGAAGAGACACCCCCTCATTTGCCGGGAAGGTGTCTCTTGGCGTGCAATTTTTCGATATTTTATGGCAATGTTCGACGTTTATCAGCGTTTTATCAGTGATTTATCAGTGACAATTGTTACCATTGCTCATATACACTAGCATTTGTGCACAAGAATG
This region of Paenibacillus sp. FSL K6-1096 genomic DNA includes:
- a CDS encoding EAL domain-containing protein, which produces MAFLSKKPLTIIISFIVVLQLSLFYYYSVSLNREYRAEKADLSSQAVMLTSNIEERVAIVKGVSSFIQTVGFDADPEVIRNYLATAHANNTSNVTNIVIAPDGLIRYLYPLEGNTELVGKSLLLDSSLASPGMVQETLRSRSITIDGPRTLAQGGYGMVIRQAIYKDNAFEGVVSVTVKMDNIINQLAFKDSHIYVTTKDHTFLFGDKSRTQDRKLAVPVTAYNQQWLMGISLPSHKKWQVLLSVLWIDIAFLLVIAFILYIFWYQRRFNRELERVVSIRTRDLRISKRLYEKLAHYDSLTEIPNRRFFMDEFKRLLQSSEPGQTYSLFFFDLNRFKEINDTLGHSTGDQVIKALAGRLKAGNLPFKLFARTGGDEFVMVFPDLPRAGIPAVAAQISALISETLLIAGAHLSLSTSIGISLYPEHSQNTEDLLKFADMSMYRAKSLEDANYFIFDWGLREKLEQKTMIAKYLHSALEREEFVLHYQPQINAVTGQMIGIEALIRWNHPEKGLIGPGTFITEVEEAGLMIQLTDWVLREVCRQLCEWRSLGMPLLRTSINISNSWFYNRNLIENLFAVLDQYGLDTGVLEFEITESTALLEEHYPLLQQMRDHGIIVSIDDFGTKYSSLNYLKHFPVNKIKIDRTFITGIGVSSIDETIIKSIVYVASQLGYDLIAEGVETEEQLAFLVEHNCPYIQGFLFHPPLPADEIRKLAS
- a CDS encoding response regulator is translated as MVIDDEQPALEQMQELLLQCEGISSVLAYDNPHEAFTAAAELKPDILFLDIQMPELSGLAFAEKLLPLSPDTDIVFVTAYRNYAVEAFDLSAVDYLLKPVDPSRLLRTWNKLLSKRKISVTDGTGNGQTSFRLLGNYELTSPQGTVKWRTHKAQELFAYLWIHRLGSVSLILNDVFPQWNYEKGKQYLHTTVYQIRKTLKKAGLEDSIELSFNRENYRLESRGIEGDTEQFHEAATLALQSNQPEDMRRAAALYTGDLLQSLDSLWVYATRDKYRRLYLKLLEQLTIELIQAGRPYEAEDYAVRLTELEPLEESYTLRLISIYYEIGKPLRAQRRYTQFRNSYIAETGDDLPDWFTEEYERLGR
- a CDS encoding ATP-binding protein; the encoded protein is MRTFDYSLLAQRVLALLCIGLLTGAALFPLFRNASSACYTPRSGFADLSSCTFDAASVYPLDGEWEFYWQQHLDPQSTGSPPQTPAYMPVPGPWTPWTDATGFSRYGYATYRLLVQLPPDIPAFALKMTNIRNASEVYVNGERLGGSGTAGESRQATEPRNQPYTLTFSSKNQTAEILIYVSDFNYAGGGIAEPVRIGTPAAIQALTERNSTYDILLVAGFACIGVYFFGQGFQRKEDKSSLHLAVYCFMIVLYMLTHSEKLLFDYVPNMSYEWFSKLQAISGMVGFYCVSSYTYSLFPALYSRFFERFCRLYALIFCCIVLLTSTLVYSRITGFLLAVSFISVCYTFYIMIKAIYLRETGSYYLLIGVVAAVMFTCSLTSNLFLGTELYVVPPLPGPVFILAEGLFLSARHAHAYQMIKQLSLQLERKDRDKDEFLLKTSTQLRTPLNAIINIAQSMHEGAGGQLSLSQREDMRLILGTGRRLAFLVRDILDYEQIKHQRITLQWGTVDVQGVAAIVIEVFQFLNKKGSIRIKNHIPPGVYLVQADEQRLMQVLYTLLDNALKFTDRGSVVIEAAWQEAFVSVAVTDTGRGIPEDQFESIFRDYEQISEADSLETGGLGLGLAISRKLVELHGGSISVSSRVGYGSTFTFTLPGTPAEAACARKSEELPLFPPERLPPEMLPPEMLDDSWKYRSAAPPHSDEPAERHAPRILIVDDDYANLKALTNLLSLEHYSISTRSSGREALALLASDRSFDLCIIDVMMPEMSGLELCRLIRQTYTPLDLPVLMATAGQQLHFNEAAFRAGANDFIHKPYAWSDLKGRVNTLVQLRRSVSERLSSEIAMLRAQIKPHFLYNAINTIIWMSTRDTEKTQQLLYDLSNFLRGSFDFSNQETAIPFEKELELIEAYLSLEQARFGKRLKARYQIGVSDFSLPPLIVQPIVENAVRHGLMEKIGGGTVVISTRQEGGDILITVSDNGKGMSDEQLSSWMKEDYRSPHGKGTGIGLRNINRRLLTQFGRPLVLTRGAGGGIDVLITIPMEG
- a CDS encoding DsrE/DsrF/DrsH-like family protein, with product MGKKLNLLMFSGEYDKAMAGLILANAARDIEVEVTMFFSFWGLFLVRDPETMTLEDKSIYEKLMDVITPKGPEQLPLSRMNFSGLGKLMLEEMMEDQHAPKLIHFLKGARKKNIKFYACKLSVEIMGFKPEELLPEVEIIDAAAYLKDALESDIQLFI
- a CDS encoding TVP38/TMEM64 family protein; translation: MYAIDVMSWLTEDRLRMLLEQYRSLGPLPGVGLTFMKSFVPPLPTIAIVGLNAAVYGLWLGFLYSWIGLVAGCTVTFLIIRAIASHPYLAKWARRPKVAKAMTWVRQSGFSYVFLLSLFPVGPFVVINMAAGLAGMKLRSFLIALCAGKAIMVLAVSYIGNDVERFIRHPWELIYVLLFIGLSLWGVKAIEAGFARRARERELHSKPLQNE
- a CDS encoding aminotransferase class V-fold PLP-dependent enzyme, which encodes MLSIQRPAAAEVPSSLQEHFAPFREHTVGSRHLIATPYGRQPLLYADWTASGRLYEPIERKMQETFGPYVSNPHTDSNTTGLTMTLAYNEARSIIRRHVHAGPADALLFCGNGTTGAVNKLQRLMGLKLPEWLNPEAVCPPEDRPVIFVSHMEHHSNLLPWQEGIGDVVTVPSGAGGRVDLNRLEELLLRYRSRRFKIGSFTACSNVTGIQTPYHQLAALMHRHGGVCFVDFAASAPYTEINMHPASPLEKLDAVFFSPHKFLGGPGTGGVLLFDTALCTGRLPDEPGGGTVVWVNRWGGRRYIDDIEVREDGGTPGFLQAIRTALCIRLKEQMNGPGQYMALREQELCRRLLSGLAQVPGCSVLEEAQTERHGIVSFTLKEVHYNLAVRLLNDRFGIQARGGCSCAGPYGHQLLGLGPAESQAFIQAIHAGDQSLKPGWVRLSLHPIMTDREVEHMLYAVRSIADHHREWAGDYSYNAAANSWLHSAERGGTAEEISGLFVL